From one Mobula birostris isolate sMobBir1 chromosome 20, sMobBir1.hap1, whole genome shotgun sequence genomic stretch:
- the LOC140185190 gene encoding probable G-protein coupled receptor 139 isoform X2: protein MGYPAIYYIASIYYPVLAAIGIPVNLVAIVILSLGNCGLSKCISRYLVGMAAADLMSVIFAVVLCEINNIYIYALPLLVTPICAVTLTLNVATMDCSVWLTVTFTFDRCLAICSQKLRERYCTERTATIMIVIVGLGSCAKDVPLYFAVEPLFITDNIPWRCIFGKDYFILPAWKAYQLFSILTTPLLPIGLILLFNALTVSHIIAANRVRRALRNSREKKNDPEVENRRKSIILLFALSANFIFLWIPYIVYGMIWQVQNYSYTDRYLNTPPYILQQFGIMLQYLCTCTNTCIYTLSQRKFREELKRGVKRLVKLCDRLCSYNAVRL, encoded by the exons ATGGGATATCCAGCAATTTACTACATCGCAAGTATCTACTATCCTGTACTAGCAGCGATTGGTATCCCTG ttaatttagtggcgattgtgatcctgtctctGGGAAACTGCGGACTCTCTAAATGCATCTCCcgttacctggtgggaatggcagcagcTGATTTAATGAGTGTTATTTTTGCTGTTGTACTCTGTGagatcaataatatttatatttatGCTCTTCCTTTGCTCGTTACACCGATTTGCGCCGTGACACTTACCCTGAATGTCGCAACcatggactgttctgtttggctcACGGTGACTTTCACGTTCGATCGCTGTCTTGCAATCTGCAGTCAAAAGCTGCGGGAACGATACTGCACCGAGAGGACAGCGACTATTATGATAGTAATCGTGGGTTTAGGAAGTTGTGCAAAGGATGTTCCATTGTACTTTGCGGTAGAACCTCTCTTTATCACTGATAATATACCCTGGCGATGCATTTTCGGAAAAGATTACTTTATTTTACCAGCGTGGAAAGCTTACCAGTTGTTTAGCATTCTCACTACACCATTATTGCCCATTGGTTTAATTCTGCTTTTTAATGCTTTAACAGTCAGTCATATCATCGCGGCAAACAGAGTTCGCCGGGCgctcaggaacagcagagagaaaaagaatgatcCAGAGGTGGAGAACCGGAGAAAGTCAATAATTTTGTTGTTCGCTCTGTCAGCCAATTTCATATTCTTGTGGATCCCCTATATTGTATACGGTATGATCTGGCAAGTTCAGAATTACTCTTACACTGACAGATATTTGAATACCCCGCCTTACATCCTGCAGCAGTTTGGGATCATGTTACAATATCTCtgtacctgcaccaacacgtgtatctacactctgtcacagaggaaattcagggaggagctgaagaGAGGAGTGAAACGTCTGGTTAAATTATGTGATCGACTCTGTAGCTACAATGCTGTGCGATTGTAA
- the LOC140185190 gene encoding probable G-protein coupled receptor 139 isoform X1, with protein MVLCPPGARVRDVSDRVHDILRWEGEQPEVVVHIGTDDKVNLVAIVILSLGNCGLSKCISRYLVGMAAADLMSVIFAVVLCEINNIYIYALPLLVTPICAVTLTLNVATMDCSVWLTVTFTFDRCLAICSQKLRERYCTERTATIMIVIVGLGSCAKDVPLYFAVEPLFITDNIPWRCIFGKDYFILPAWKAYQLFSILTTPLLPIGLILLFNALTVSHIIAANRVRRALRNSREKKNDPEVENRRKSIILLFALSANFIFLWIPYIVYGMIWQVQNYSYTDRYLNTPPYILQQFGIMLQYLCTCTNTCIYTLSQRKFREELKRGVKRLVKLCDRLCSYNAVRL; from the exons ATGGTACTTTGccctccaggtgccagggtccgggatgtttcagatcgagtccacgatatcctgcggtgggagggagaacagccagaggtcgtggtacatattggaaccgatgacaaag ttaatttagtggcgattgtgatcctgtctctGGGAAACTGCGGACTCTCTAAATGCATCTCCcgttacctggtgggaatggcagcagcTGATTTAATGAGTGTTATTTTTGCTGTTGTACTCTGTGagatcaataatatttatatttatGCTCTTCCTTTGCTCGTTACACCGATTTGCGCCGTGACACTTACCCTGAATGTCGCAACcatggactgttctgtttggctcACGGTGACTTTCACGTTCGATCGCTGTCTTGCAATCTGCAGTCAAAAGCTGCGGGAACGATACTGCACCGAGAGGACAGCGACTATTATGATAGTAATCGTGGGTTTAGGAAGTTGTGCAAAGGATGTTCCATTGTACTTTGCGGTAGAACCTCTCTTTATCACTGATAATATACCCTGGCGATGCATTTTCGGAAAAGATTACTTTATTTTACCAGCGTGGAAAGCTTACCAGTTGTTTAGCATTCTCACTACACCATTATTGCCCATTGGTTTAATTCTGCTTTTTAATGCTTTAACAGTCAGTCATATCATCGCGGCAAACAGAGTTCGCCGGGCgctcaggaacagcagagagaaaaagaatgatcCAGAGGTGGAGAACCGGAGAAAGTCAATAATTTTGTTGTTCGCTCTGTCAGCCAATTTCATATTCTTGTGGATCCCCTATATTGTATACGGTATGATCTGGCAAGTTCAGAATTACTCTTACACTGACAGATATTTGAATACCCCGCCTTACATCCTGCAGCAGTTTGGGATCATGTTACAATATCTCtgtacctgcaccaacacgtgtatctacactctgtcacagaggaaattcagggaggagctgaagaGAGGAGTGAAACGTCTGGTTAAATTATGTGATCGACTCTGTAGCTACAATGCTGTGCGATTGTAA